From a region of the Balaenoptera acutorostrata chromosome 14, mBalAcu1.1, whole genome shotgun sequence genome:
- the SMPDL3A gene encoding acid sphingomyelinase-like phosphodiesterase 3a isoform X2, with product MALLGALVCCLLAAWHCRPGLGLPLAPAGGPSPSPAVGQFWHVTDLHLDPTYHITDDHTKVCASSKGANASNPGPFGDVLCDSPYHLILSAFDFIKNSGQEASFMIWTGDSPPHVPVRELSTDTVINVIANMTTTIRILFPNLQVFPALGNHDYWPQDQLPVFTSKVYNAVASLWKPWLDEEAISTLRKGGFYSQKVSTNLNLRIISLNTNLYYGPNIVTLNKTDPANQFEWLENTLNICQQNKEKVYIIAHVPVGYLPYSRSMTAMREYYNEKLIDIFRKYSNIIAGQFYGHTHRDSIMVLSDKKGNPINSLFVAPAVTPVKSVLEKQTNNPGVRLFQYDPRDYKLLDVLQYYLNLTDANLKGKSNWKLEYNLTQAYDIEDLQPKSLYELAKQFAILDSKQFIKYYNYFFVSYDSRVICDGKCKAFQICAIMNLDVISYTDCLKQYYIKHNP from the exons GACAGTTTTGGCATGTGACTGACTTACACTTAGACCCTACTTACCACATCACAGATGACCACACAAAAGTGTGTGCTTCTTCGAAAGGTGCAAATGCCTCCAATCCTGGCCCTTTTGGAGATGTTCTATGTGATTCTCCTTATCACCTCATTTTGTCAGcatttgattttattaaaaattcaggACAGGAAGCATCTTTTATGATATGGACAGG GGATAGCCCACCTCATGTTCCAGTGCGTGAACTCTCAACAGACACGGTCATAAATGTGATTGCTAATATGACAACCACAATCCGGATTCTctttccaaatctccaggttttccCTGCACTGGGTAATCATGACTATTGGCCACAG GATCAACTGCCTGTATTCACCAGCAAGGTGTACAATGCAGTAGCAAGCCTCTGGAAGCCATGGCTGGATGAAGAAGCTATTAGTACTCTAAGGAAAG gtgGCTTTTATTCACAGAAAGTTTCAACTAATCTGAACCTTAGGATCATCAGTCTCAACACAAACTTATACTATGGCCCAAATATCGTGACCCTAAATAAGACTGACCCAGCAAATCAGTTTGAATGGCTAGAAAATACACTGAACATCTGTCAGCAAAATAAGGAGAAG GTGTACATCATAGCTCATGTTCCAGTGGGGTACCTGCCTTATTCAAGGAGCATGACGGCAATGAGAGAATACTATAATGAGAAATTGatagatatttttagaaaatacagtaACATCATTGCAGGACAATTTTATGGACACACTCACAGAGATAGTATTATGGTTCTTTCAGATAAAAAAG GAAATCCGATAAATTCTTTGTTTGTGGCTCCTGCTGTTACTCCAGTGAAGAGTGTTTTAGAAAAACAGACCAACAATCCTGGTGTCAGACTATTTCAGTATGATCCTCGTGATTATAAATTACTG GATGtgctgcagtattacttgaaccTGACAGATGCTAATCTAAAGGGAAAATCTAATTGGAAGCTGGAGTATAACCTGACCCAGGCCTATGACATTGAAGATTTGCAGCCAAAAAGTTTGTATGAATTAGCTAAACAATTTGCAATCTTAGACAGTAAACAGTTTATAAAATACTACAATTACTTCTTTGTGAGTTATGACAGTAGGGTAATTTGTGATGGGAAATGTAAGGCCTTTCAGATTTGTGCAATTATGAATCTTGATGTTATTTCTTATACAGATTGCCTCAAACAATATTATATAAAGCACAATCCGTAG
- the SMPDL3A gene encoding acid sphingomyelinase-like phosphodiesterase 3a isoform X1 — MALLGALVCCLLAAWHCRPGLGLPLAPAGGPSPSPAVAGQFWHVTDLHLDPTYHITDDHTKVCASSKGANASNPGPFGDVLCDSPYHLILSAFDFIKNSGQEASFMIWTGDSPPHVPVRELSTDTVINVIANMTTTIRILFPNLQVFPALGNHDYWPQDQLPVFTSKVYNAVASLWKPWLDEEAISTLRKGGFYSQKVSTNLNLRIISLNTNLYYGPNIVTLNKTDPANQFEWLENTLNICQQNKEKVYIIAHVPVGYLPYSRSMTAMREYYNEKLIDIFRKYSNIIAGQFYGHTHRDSIMVLSDKKGNPINSLFVAPAVTPVKSVLEKQTNNPGVRLFQYDPRDYKLLDVLQYYLNLTDANLKGKSNWKLEYNLTQAYDIEDLQPKSLYELAKQFAILDSKQFIKYYNYFFVSYDSRVICDGKCKAFQICAIMNLDVISYTDCLKQYYIKHNP; from the exons CAGGACAGTTTTGGCATGTGACTGACTTACACTTAGACCCTACTTACCACATCACAGATGACCACACAAAAGTGTGTGCTTCTTCGAAAGGTGCAAATGCCTCCAATCCTGGCCCTTTTGGAGATGTTCTATGTGATTCTCCTTATCACCTCATTTTGTCAGcatttgattttattaaaaattcaggACAGGAAGCATCTTTTATGATATGGACAGG GGATAGCCCACCTCATGTTCCAGTGCGTGAACTCTCAACAGACACGGTCATAAATGTGATTGCTAATATGACAACCACAATCCGGATTCTctttccaaatctccaggttttccCTGCACTGGGTAATCATGACTATTGGCCACAG GATCAACTGCCTGTATTCACCAGCAAGGTGTACAATGCAGTAGCAAGCCTCTGGAAGCCATGGCTGGATGAAGAAGCTATTAGTACTCTAAGGAAAG gtgGCTTTTATTCACAGAAAGTTTCAACTAATCTGAACCTTAGGATCATCAGTCTCAACACAAACTTATACTATGGCCCAAATATCGTGACCCTAAATAAGACTGACCCAGCAAATCAGTTTGAATGGCTAGAAAATACACTGAACATCTGTCAGCAAAATAAGGAGAAG GTGTACATCATAGCTCATGTTCCAGTGGGGTACCTGCCTTATTCAAGGAGCATGACGGCAATGAGAGAATACTATAATGAGAAATTGatagatatttttagaaaatacagtaACATCATTGCAGGACAATTTTATGGACACACTCACAGAGATAGTATTATGGTTCTTTCAGATAAAAAAG GAAATCCGATAAATTCTTTGTTTGTGGCTCCTGCTGTTACTCCAGTGAAGAGTGTTTTAGAAAAACAGACCAACAATCCTGGTGTCAGACTATTTCAGTATGATCCTCGTGATTATAAATTACTG GATGtgctgcagtattacttgaaccTGACAGATGCTAATCTAAAGGGAAAATCTAATTGGAAGCTGGAGTATAACCTGACCCAGGCCTATGACATTGAAGATTTGCAGCCAAAAAGTTTGTATGAATTAGCTAAACAATTTGCAATCTTAGACAGTAAACAGTTTATAAAATACTACAATTACTTCTTTGTGAGTTATGACAGTAGGGTAATTTGTGATGGGAAATGTAAGGCCTTTCAGATTTGTGCAATTATGAATCTTGATGTTATTTCTTATACAGATTGCCTCAAACAATATTATATAAAGCACAATCCGTAG
- the SMPDL3A gene encoding acid sphingomyelinase-like phosphodiesterase 3a isoform X3 translates to MTTTIRILFPNLQVFPALGNHDYWPQDQLPVFTSKVYNAVASLWKPWLDEEAISTLRKGGFYSQKVSTNLNLRIISLNTNLYYGPNIVTLNKTDPANQFEWLENTLNICQQNKEKVYIIAHVPVGYLPYSRSMTAMREYYNEKLIDIFRKYSNIIAGQFYGHTHRDSIMVLSDKKGNPINSLFVAPAVTPVKSVLEKQTNNPGVRLFQYDPRDYKLLDVLQYYLNLTDANLKGKSNWKLEYNLTQAYDIEDLQPKSLYELAKQFAILDSKQFIKYYNYFFVSYDSRVICDGKCKAFQICAIMNLDVISYTDCLKQYYIKHNP, encoded by the exons ATGACAACCACAATCCGGATTCTctttccaaatctccaggttttccCTGCACTGGGTAATCATGACTATTGGCCACAG GATCAACTGCCTGTATTCACCAGCAAGGTGTACAATGCAGTAGCAAGCCTCTGGAAGCCATGGCTGGATGAAGAAGCTATTAGTACTCTAAGGAAAG gtgGCTTTTATTCACAGAAAGTTTCAACTAATCTGAACCTTAGGATCATCAGTCTCAACACAAACTTATACTATGGCCCAAATATCGTGACCCTAAATAAGACTGACCCAGCAAATCAGTTTGAATGGCTAGAAAATACACTGAACATCTGTCAGCAAAATAAGGAGAAG GTGTACATCATAGCTCATGTTCCAGTGGGGTACCTGCCTTATTCAAGGAGCATGACGGCAATGAGAGAATACTATAATGAGAAATTGatagatatttttagaaaatacagtaACATCATTGCAGGACAATTTTATGGACACACTCACAGAGATAGTATTATGGTTCTTTCAGATAAAAAAG GAAATCCGATAAATTCTTTGTTTGTGGCTCCTGCTGTTACTCCAGTGAAGAGTGTTTTAGAAAAACAGACCAACAATCCTGGTGTCAGACTATTTCAGTATGATCCTCGTGATTATAAATTACTG GATGtgctgcagtattacttgaaccTGACAGATGCTAATCTAAAGGGAAAATCTAATTGGAAGCTGGAGTATAACCTGACCCAGGCCTATGACATTGAAGATTTGCAGCCAAAAAGTTTGTATGAATTAGCTAAACAATTTGCAATCTTAGACAGTAAACAGTTTATAAAATACTACAATTACTTCTTTGTGAGTTATGACAGTAGGGTAATTTGTGATGGGAAATGTAAGGCCTTTCAGATTTGTGCAATTATGAATCTTGATGTTATTTCTTATACAGATTGCCTCAAACAATATTATATAAAGCACAATCCGTAG